From a region of the Zingiber officinale cultivar Zhangliang chromosome 4B, Zo_v1.1, whole genome shotgun sequence genome:
- the LOC121976211 gene encoding importin subunit beta-1-like, translated as MAMEITQVLLAAQSADGQIRTVAEENLKQFQQQNPPLFIHSLSTELSNEQKPPESRRLAGIILKNSLDAKDAVCREELTQRWVSVDLSIKSQVKESLVQTLGSLVPEARHTSCQVIAKIASIEIPRREWQELIVKLLNNMTQPDSSAPLKQATLEALGYVCEEISPEDLEQEQVNAVLTAVVQGMNQIENNSEVRLAAVKALYNALDFAQANFENETERSFIMKVVCEIAMAKEPEIRQATLECLVSIASTYYGYLEPYMQTLFTLTANAVRGDEEPVALQAIEFWSSICDEEIHIQEESEQYDTGNSPHSNFINQALPMLVPLMLETLVKQEEDQDQEDGVWNLSMAGGTCLGLIARTVGDAIVPLVMPFVESNITKGDWRCREGATFAFGSILEGPSIEELAPLVHSGLEFLLNVMKDQNSHVKDTTAWTLGRIFEFLHSASSEYSVLTAATLPRVMSVLLESIRDVPNVAEKVCGALYFLVQGYESGDCSSSILTPYLGDIVTALLSTADRVDTSNPRLRSSAYETLNELVRCSNLRETSNMVMQLLMEIMNRLGKTLELWIVSSDDREKQSDLQALLCGVLQVIIQKLSNSDETSSIINQYADQMMVLFLQVFSCRSSTVHEEAMLAVGALAYATGPQFVKYIQEFYKYLEMGLQNFEEYQVCSISVGVVGDICRALDDKILPYCDGIMSQLLKNLSDPVLHRSVKPPIFSSFGDIALAIGEHFEKYIPYVIPMLQGAADHCSELSPNDDDMQEYGNQLRRGIFEAYSGILQGFKSSKAALMLPHANPLLKFIETVVSDKYRDEEVTKAAVAVLGDLADALGPNTKVLLKDHSFHVDLLGECIQSDNDQLKETAVWTQGMIHRVLVS; from the exons ATGGCGATGGAGATTACACAGGTCCTGTTGGCAGCTCAATCTGCAGATGGGCAGATTCGAACTGTTGCAGAAGAAAATCTTAAGCAGTTTCAGCAACAGAATCCTCCTCTTTTCATCCATTCATTATCAACTGAATTATCAAATGAACAAAAGCCTCCTGAATCTCGAAGACTTGCTGGTATTATACTGAAAAATTCTTTGGATGCAAAGGATGCTGTTTGTAGGGAAGAACTTACTCAGCGTTGGGTCAGTGTGGATCTGTCTATCAAATCCCAAGTGAAAGAGTCCTTGGTGCAGACACTTGGATCATTGGTTCCTGAAGCACGACACACCTCTTGTCAAGTCATTGCTAAGATTGCATCCATTGAGATACCTCGACGTGAATGGCAGGAGCTTATAGTTAAGCTCCTGAACAACATGACTCAGCCAGATTCCTCTGCTCCATTAAAGCAAGCAACATTGGAAGCATTGGGCTATGTTTGCGAGGAGATATCACCTGAAGATCTGGAGCAGGAACAAGTAAATGCTGTCCTGACTGCTGTTGTGCAAGGCATGAACCAAATTGAAAATAATTCTGAAGTCCGTCTTGCAGCTGTCAAGGCTCTCTATAATGCTCTAGATTTTGCTCAGGCCAACTTTGAAAATGAAACAGAGAGGAGTTTTATCATGAAAGTTGTATGTGAGATTGCTATGGCTAAAGAACCAGAAATCAGACAAGCAACTCTCGAGTGTCTTGTTTCAATAGCTTCTACATATTATGGTTACCTCGAGCCATATATGCAGACTCTTTTTACTTTAACTGCGAATGCAGTGAGAGGAGATGAGGAGCCTGTTGCTCTTCAAGCCATTGAATTTTGGAGCTCAATTTGCGATGAAGAAATTCATATTCAAGAGGAAAGCGAACAATATGATACTGGTAATTCTCCACATTCCAATTTCATTAATCAAGCACTTCCTATGCTTGTGCCTTTAATGTTAGAAACACTGGTAAAGCAAGAGGAGGATCAGGACCAGGAAGATGGTGTCTGGAATTTGTCTATGGCTGGGGGGACTTGTCTTGGGCTCATTGCAAGAACTGTTGGAGATGCAATTGTTCCCCTTGTGATGCCGTTTGTCGAGAGTAATATAACAAAGGGTGACTGGAGGTGCCGTGAGGGAGCTACTTTTGCATTTGGTTCAATTCTTGAAGGTCCATCTATTGAGGAACTTGCACCCCTTGTTCATTCTGGACTTGAGTTCTTGTTGAATGTAATGAAGGACCAGAATAGTCATGTCAAGGACACAACTGCATGGACCCTTGGTAGGATATTTGAGTTCCTGCATTCTGCTAGTAGTGAATATTCAGTTTTAACTGCTGCAACCCTTCCACGGGTCATGTCTGTTTTATTGGAAAGCATAAGAGATGTTCCAAATGTGGCTGAAAAAGTTTGTGGAGCCCTTTATTTTCTTGTGCAGGGTTATGAAAGTGGAGATTGTAGTTCATCAATCCTCACACCTTATCTTGGTGATATTGTTACAGCTCTCTTATCTACAGCTGATCGTGTAGACACAAGCAATCCCAGGCTTCGTTCTTCTGCTTATGAAACACTAAATGAGTTAGTCCGATGCAGCAACCTACGCGAAACTTCAAACATGGTCATGCAACTCCTCATGGAAATAATGAATAGATTAGGTAAAACTTTGGAGCTCTGGATTGTATCATCTGATGACAGAGAAAAGCAGAGTGATCTGCAAGCCCTGCTTTGTGGTGTACTTCAAGTAATAATACAGAAATTGAGTAACTCAGATGAGACAAGTTCCATAATAAACCAATATGCTGATCAGATGATGGTCTTATTTCTACAAGTTTTTTCTTGCCGTAGTTCTACTGTGCATGAAGAAGCGATGCTTGCAGTTGGTGCCCTTGCTTATGCTACAGGGCCTCAATTTGTTAAGTACATCCAAGAGTTTTACAAGTATTTAGAGATGGGTTTGCAGAATTTTGAGGAGTATCAAGTCTGCTCAATATCGGTAGGTGTTGTAGGCGACATCTGCAGAGCATTAGACGATAAGATTCTTCCTTATTGTGATGGTATTATGAGTCAACTTCTGAAGAACCTATCAGATCCTGTTCTGCATCGATCTGTCAAGCCTCCTATATTTTCATCTTTTGGAGATATTGCTCTTGCAATTGGTGAGCACTTTGAGAAGTATATTCCTTATGTGATCCCCATGCTGCAAGGAGCTGCAGACCACTGCTCTGAGTTGAGTCCCAATGATGACGATATGCAAGAATATGGTAATCAACTTCGACGTGGCATTTTTGAGGCTTACTCTGGTATCCTTCAGGGATTCAAAAGCTCTAAGGCAGCACTGATGCTTCCTCATGCTAACCCTCTTTTGAAGTTCATTGAAACTGTCGTTAGTGATAAGTACAG GGATGAGGAGGTAACCAAAGCTGCAGTTGCAGTGTTAGGAGATCTTGCAGATGCTCTTGGTCCGAACACAAAAGTCCTGTTGAAGGACCACAGTTTTCATGTTGATTTACTGGGAGAGTGTATTCAGTCGGACAATGACCAATTGAAGGAAACTGCTGTTTGGACACAAGGAATGATTCACAGGGTATTAGTGTCATGA
- the LOC121976210 gene encoding peroxidase 21-like, giving the protein MDSIMRLIAFLILACCSSLPRGEGIGDLKLNYYSKSCPKAEQIVKQEVVKLYNEHGNTAVSWVRNLFHDCMVESCDASLLLETTTSIVSEQSKDRSFGMRNFKYVTTIKEALERECPATVSCADIIALSAREGVVMLGGPYIPMKTGRRDSKQSHADVIDKFIPNHNDSMALVLSRFKSLGIDAERTVALLGVHSVGRVHCVNLVGRLYPTVDPTIDPEYAKYLLYRCPSPNPDPEAVLYSRNDRETPMIIDNMYYKNLLNHKGLLKVDQQLLSYPATAQFVKLMAADNSHFYDQFGKAMLSMSENNPLTGNEGEVRRDCRFVNAAA; this is encoded by the exons ATGGACTCGATAATGAGACTGATAGCTTTCCTAATCCTCGCATGTTGTAGTTCTCTTCCCAGAG GCGAAGGAATTGGTGACCTCAAGCTAAACTACTACTCCAAGAGCTGCCCCAAGGCCGAGCAGATTGTTAAGCAAGAGGTTGTGAAGCTCTACAACGAGCATGGCAACACGGCTGTGTCCTGGGTCAGGAATTTGTTCCATGACTGCATGGTCGAG TCTTGTGATGCATCTCTGCTGCTGGAAACCACCACCAGCATTGTGTCGGAGCAGTCAAAAGATAGGAGCTTTGGGATGAGAAACTTCAAATACGTGACCACCATCAAGGAAGCCCTTGAGAGGGAGTGCCCTGCCACCGTTTCTTGTGCTGATATAATTGCTCTCTCTGCAAGAGAAGGCGTCGTCATG CTTGGAGGTCCATATATTCCCATGAAAACTGGTAGAAGAGACAGCAAGCAAAGCCATGCAGACGTGATCGATAAGTTCATCCCTAACCACAATGACTCCATGGCCCTCGTCCTCTCCAGGTTCAAATCTTTAGGAATCGACGCAGAAAGAACTGTGGCTCTCTTAG GGGTTCACTCTGTTGGCCGGGTCCACTGTGTCAACCTCGTCGGCCGTCTCTACCCCACCGTCGACCCGACCATCGACCCTGAGTACGCTAAGTACCTTCTCTACCGCTGCCCGTCGCCGAACCCCGACCCGGAGGCGGTCCTCTACTCCCGCAACGACCGCGAGACGCCGATGATCATCGACAACATGTACTACAAGAACTTGCTGAACCACAAGGGGCTGCTCAAGGTCGATCAGCAGCTGCTCTCCTATCCAGCCACTGCCCAGTTCGTGAAGCTGATGGCGGCTGACAACAGCCACTTCTACGATCAGTTTGGCAAGGCGATGCTGTCGATGTCGGAGAACAATCCGCTGACCGGAAATGAAGGCGAGGTCAGGAGAGATTGCCGGTTTGTCAATGCTGCTGCATAA
- the LOC121976212 gene encoding abscisic acid receptor PYL4-like has product MPCAPAAAACVDRHHHHQSGGGDCGAALLPHRCTGHSVPAAVARHHDHSVGPQQCCSAMMQCVAAPLAAVWSVVRLFDRPQTYKHFVKSCSVVAGDGSVGTLREVRVVSGLPAATSTERLEILDDERHILSFRVVGGIHRLANYRSVTTLHPREAGHGGGTVVVESYVVDVPPGNTAEETRVFVDTIIKCNLQSLARIFAGSGASPTMAGEQPRNQIPI; this is encoded by the coding sequence ATGCCTTGTGCTCCGGCGGCCGCCGCGTGTGTGGACCGTCATCACCACCACCAAAGTGGAGGCGGCGACTGCGGGGCGGCGCTGCTGCCTCATCGGTGCACGGGGCACAGTGTGCCGGCGGCCGTGGCGCGGCACCACGACCACTCCGTGGGACCACAGCAGTGCTGCTCGGCGATGATGCAGTGCGTCGCCGCGCCGCTGGCAGCGGTGTGGTCTGTGGTCCGGCTCTTCGACCGGCCGCAGACGTACAAGCACTTCGTCAAGAGCTGCAGCGTCGTCGCGGGCGACGGCTCCGTCGGCACCCTGCGCGAGGTGCGCGTCGTCTCCGGCCTGCCAGCCGCCACCAGCACCGAGCGCCTCGAGATCCTCGACGACGAGCGCCACATCCTCAGCTTCCGCGTCGTCGGCGGCATCCACCGCCTCGCCAATTACCGCTCCGTGACCACCCTCCACCCGCGCGAAGCCGGCCACGGCGGCGGCACGGTGGTGGTGGAGTCGTACGTGGTGGACGTTCCGCCTGGGAACACCGCGGAGGAGACGAGGGTGTTTGTCGACACCATCATCAAGTGCAACCTCCAGTCGTTGGCGAGGATCTTCGCCGGCAGCGGTGCGTCGCCGACGATGGCGGGAGAGCAACCACGTAATCAGATACCAATATGA